One window of Treponema denticola genomic DNA carries:
- a CDS encoding ABC transporter ATP-binding protein, with the protein MELEKKSHSLKKVIKTFIESIKFLNKLDNGLAFYYALRGLMSGTKPFTNIYALKLIINAIAVQKSFKKIFILALLAIAVNLLLSLIENFVARYGHFRMELVEEKRNMEFGRKNTTVDYEFLEDPNLHIELDKMYNMENSGYFGLWAQLENCMNLVENTFLFIIGILLSIPMYKTYAPIFGLPLFAQNIIFTLLVLFICFLQIRINSVSLRRMDKFEKSDVFEKERPYSYAVDSLLDYKMGKDIRLYNSELYKGYFETQNEFDKMVNRTFRILRLPVKLSLSFFNIIGLLVVYLFVGLKAYYEVISVGDIVQYAGAVTQFVFAISGLTTVFNDITNNCDFFDLCLGFINLSETKYSGTQPIEKRDGNQYEFEFRNVSFRYPGTEKCVLKNINLKLKAGERLAVVGMNGSGKTTFIKLLVRLYDPSEGEILLNGVTIKQFDYDEYLNLLAVVFQDFSLFSFKLGQNVASGLTYDKEKALRALNAANFVQSLEKMPEDLDSYLYNDYEDGGMEISGGEAQKIAMARAIYKDAPFIILDEPTAALDPISESEIYSGFDKIVGSKTAIYISHRLSSCRFCDTILVFDHGEIVQTGSHDELVQNKAGKYYELWNAQAQYYRGEEIRVLLS; encoded by the coding sequence ATGGAACTTGAAAAAAAATCTCATAGCTTAAAAAAAGTTATAAAAACATTTATCGAATCAATTAAGTTTTTGAATAAGCTGGATAACGGGCTTGCATTTTATTATGCTCTTCGCGGTTTAATGTCAGGCACTAAACCTTTTACAAATATCTATGCGCTAAAACTTATCATAAATGCTATCGCAGTACAAAAAAGTTTTAAAAAAATTTTTATTCTTGCTTTACTTGCAATTGCTGTAAATCTTTTGTTATCGTTAATAGAAAACTTCGTAGCACGGTATGGTCACTTTAGAATGGAGCTAGTGGAAGAAAAGCGGAATATGGAATTTGGTAGAAAAAACACTACTGTAGATTATGAATTTCTCGAAGATCCTAACTTGCATATTGAACTTGATAAAATGTATAATATGGAAAACAGCGGTTACTTCGGTTTATGGGCACAGCTTGAGAATTGCATGAACCTTGTAGAAAATACTTTTTTATTTATTATAGGAATTCTACTTTCGATTCCGATGTACAAAACTTATGCTCCGATTTTCGGTTTACCTCTTTTTGCACAAAATATAATCTTTACACTTTTGGTTTTGTTTATTTGCTTTTTACAAATTCGCATAAATTCCGTTTCGTTACGCCGTATGGATAAATTTGAAAAAAGCGATGTGTTTGAAAAAGAGCGCCCATATTCTTATGCCGTTGACAGCCTTTTAGATTATAAAATGGGAAAGGATATTCGTCTTTATAATTCGGAACTTTACAAAGGATATTTTGAAACACAAAATGAATTTGACAAAATGGTTAACCGTACGTTTCGTATTTTGCGTTTACCGGTAAAGCTTTCTTTATCTTTTTTTAATATTATTGGTTTGCTTGTGGTGTATTTATTTGTCGGATTAAAGGCTTACTATGAAGTAATATCTGTGGGAGATATTGTTCAGTATGCCGGAGCTGTTACTCAATTTGTTTTTGCGATTTCAGGTTTGACAACGGTTTTTAATGACATCACGAATAACTGCGATTTTTTTGATTTGTGTTTGGGCTTTATAAACTTAAGTGAAACAAAGTATAGCGGTACACAGCCGATAGAAAAACGCGACGGCAATCAATACGAGTTTGAATTCCGCAATGTTAGTTTTCGCTATCCCGGTACGGAAAAGTGCGTTCTTAAAAATATAAACTTAAAATTAAAAGCCGGAGAGCGGCTTGCTGTTGTCGGAATGAACGGAAGCGGAAAAACTACTTTTATAAAACTTTTAGTTCGCTTGTACGATCCGAGCGAGGGAGAAATTCTTCTAAATGGAGTTACTATTAAACAATTCGATTATGACGAATACCTTAATTTACTCGCCGTCGTTTTTCAAGACTTTTCACTTTTCTCGTTTAAGTTGGGACAAAATGTTGCATCGGGATTAACTTACGATAAAGAAAAAGCGCTTCGTGCGTTAAATGCAGCAAACTTTGTGCAATCGTTAGAAAAAATGCCGGAAGATTTAGACTCGTATCTTTATAATGACTATGAAGACGGCGGTATGGAAATCTCCGGAGGTGAAGCGCAAAAAATTGCAATGGCAAGAGCAATTTACAAAGACGCTCCCTTTATAATTTTAGACGAACCCACCGCTGCCTTAGACCCGATTTCAGAAAGCGAAATCTATTCAGGCTTCGATAAAATTGTCGGCTCAAAAACCGCAATTTATATTTCGCATCGATTATCCTCCTGCCGTTTTTGTGATACAATACTCGTCTTCGATCATGGCGAGATTGTCCAAACCGGTTCCCACGATGAGCTCGTCCAAAACAAAGCCGGAAAGTATTACGAACTGTGGAACGCCCAAGCACAGTACTACCGTGGGGAAGAGATTAGGGTGCTTCTTTCGTAA
- a CDS encoding ABC transporter ATP-binding protein, translated as MKKHGVINNSLYLFGNIWKESKLQFLLIFLLVPATILMPFLQAFLPKVVIDGLTQKLPIATYLQKVLLVGAGLAIAKMLLDLMNYFMNHEGGKIRHRYRLKLIFTSAKMDYEKFAKKSTLEKMDTAMDTTIGSMAITEQAGRIFSDLLVSIFGMISFVPFILQIQPFLLVIIFMSFAINCLYGIFLVDYTEKIVDASQDLNRKLEYLSGKSKNCKYAKDIRLYKLGGLFFESYKTYNETRHQLHTKLANARFLGNLIAALFVFLRDGLAYFYLIRLALTGKIPIAEFVFLFPIITSFSEWLMSISEQITDLREGSLDIDYYREYLSIAEEYSFGERNALPEKFDIELKNVCYRYEGAEEDTLQNINLHIKANEKLGIIGVNGAGKTTLINLIMNFFHPTSGEIFIGGVDIRDFSEGALKKMYGAVFQDIFIPPETVKNIICCSQVECNKRLFEKAVNDSGFQKTLLELPNKEDTYLVKSTRTEAVDLSGGQQQRLMLARVLYKDAPVLILDEPTAALDPIAESEIYEHYNEMTKNKISIFISHRLASTRFCDRIILLDDGKIIEEGSHEELMKLGGQYKQMFDVQSQYYN; from the coding sequence ATGAAAAAACACGGAGTTATAAATAACTCATTATATTTGTTTGGGAATATTTGGAAAGAGAGCAAGCTGCAATTTTTACTGATTTTTTTGCTGGTGCCGGCTACGATTTTGATGCCGTTTTTGCAAGCTTTTTTGCCTAAGGTGGTAATCGATGGTTTGACGCAAAAACTGCCGATAGCTACCTACTTGCAAAAAGTTCTATTGGTGGGAGCGGGACTTGCCATTGCAAAAATGCTTCTTGATCTTATGAACTATTTTATGAATCATGAAGGAGGAAAAATCCGGCATCGTTATCGGTTAAAACTGATATTTACTTCGGCAAAAATGGATTATGAAAAGTTTGCAAAAAAATCAACCTTGGAAAAAATGGATACAGCTATGGACACAACCATTGGCTCTATGGCAATAACCGAACAGGCGGGACGGATTTTTTCCGATTTGCTTGTTTCAATTTTTGGTATGATAAGCTTTGTTCCATTTATTTTGCAAATACAACCATTCTTACTTGTAATAATTTTTATGTCCTTTGCGATAAATTGTTTATATGGAATTTTTCTTGTTGACTATACGGAAAAAATTGTCGATGCTTCTCAGGACTTGAACCGCAAACTGGAATATCTTTCAGGCAAAAGCAAAAATTGTAAATACGCCAAAGATATTCGTTTGTACAAGTTAGGCGGTTTATTTTTTGAAAGTTATAAAACTTATAATGAAACTCGTCATCAGTTACATACGAAGCTGGCAAATGCACGGTTTTTAGGAAACTTAATTGCAGCACTCTTTGTTTTTTTGCGAGATGGACTTGCATATTTTTATTTGATACGACTTGCTTTAACGGGAAAAATTCCAATTGCGGAATTCGTTTTTCTTTTTCCGATAATCACAAGTTTTTCCGAATGGTTGATGTCTATCTCTGAACAAATCACTGATTTACGTGAAGGTTCGCTGGATATAGATTATTACCGGGAGTATTTATCAATTGCCGAAGAATATTCTTTTGGGGAACGAAATGCTTTACCGGAAAAATTTGACATCGAGTTAAAAAATGTTTGTTATCGGTATGAGGGAGCTGAGGAAGACACTTTACAAAATATAAACTTACATATTAAAGCAAACGAAAAGCTCGGCATCATCGGAGTAAACGGTGCGGGGAAAACTACGCTCATAAATTTAATTATGAATTTTTTTCATCCGACATCGGGGGAAATTTTTATCGGTGGTGTAGACATTCGAGACTTTAGCGAAGGAGCTTTGAAAAAAATGTACGGTGCTGTGTTTCAAGATATTTTTATCCCACCGGAAACAGTAAAAAATATTATTTGCTGTTCTCAAGTCGAATGCAACAAAAGACTTTTTGAAAAAGCAGTGAATGACTCCGGTTTTCAAAAAACGCTTTTAGAATTACCGAATAAAGAAGATACTTACTTGGTAAAAAGCACACGAACCGAAGCCGTGGATTTATCGGGCGGTCAGCAGCAACGGTTAATGCTTGCCCGGGTTTTATACAAGGACGCGCCGGTTTTAATTTTAGACGAACCGACAGCCGCCCTTGACCCAATCGCCGAAAGCGAAATTTATGAGCATTATAATGAAATGACAAAAAACAAAATTTCGATTTTCATTTCTCATAGATTAGCTTCCACGCGATTTTGTGACAGAATTATTTTACTCGACGACGGCAAAATAATCGAAGAAGGTTCTCACGAAGAACTGATGAAACTCGGCGGACAATATAAACAAATGTTTGATGTCCAATCACAATATTATAATTAA
- the flhA gene encoding flagellar biosynthesis protein FlhA yields the protein MAENRIFKEAPNALVAMGAILVIFVIIIPLPTALLDFFMALNLIFSLIILLIVLFVDKPTEFTVFPSLLLVSTIFGLALNVSSTRLILTYGEKFDGKMIAAFSQFVIGSTGNQGLVIGFVVFIILIAVQAFVITKGATRIAEVAARFALDFNNTRSMSIEAEYNAGVITEAEARKKKEELQRSTDFYGAMDGASKFVSGNVKIGIFITVLNIVAGLIVGIVFRQEEFTKAMQMYTRFTIGDGLLAQLPSLFISVATGLVVTRSASTGSFGKDITDQFARNSTVYYIAAITLTVMAVLPGFPSIILIIIALSLAFLGWRLQTTKVTRTQKEQAAKEAQAASEKAAKTETDDTKAVSPYDDLSLQFGYGLIPLVDEKRGSDLVPRVKRIRKEIALETGLVMPVIRMMDAMNLPPDEYCITIQGAEVARSKIRMGAYLAVNPGNVQDEIPGEPTLDPAFGLPAIWISESNQAAAERAGYTVIDPPSIIATHLTQVIKTHADDILSRQMVSNILDSAKKLNPIVVDEIQSNDKLTLGDLQTVFKCLLRENVSIRNTTAILETIADYRRITGDMYIIAEKVRQRLGRQIVQQYLGEDKSLRAFMVDSAFFQTVLASRIDTLTGPQPAIDTESKKAWLRAVQNAYNNFNAQFVGIAVILVPEEGRLLIKRLLEYEMPMVPVLSVPEIPKDVSVIGMGNITPEIQ from the coding sequence ATGGCCGAAAACAGAATTTTTAAGGAAGCACCGAATGCCTTGGTAGCTATGGGAGCTATCTTGGTAATATTTGTAATTATTATTCCTCTGCCTACAGCTCTTTTAGACTTTTTTATGGCACTGAATCTTATATTCAGCTTGATAATATTGCTAATAGTTTTATTTGTAGACAAACCTACGGAGTTTACGGTTTTCCCTTCATTGCTTTTAGTCTCCACCATATTCGGCCTTGCCCTAAACGTTTCATCTACAAGGCTTATTCTAACATATGGAGAAAAATTTGACGGAAAGATGATAGCAGCCTTCAGTCAATTTGTTATCGGCTCTACAGGAAATCAAGGTTTGGTCATAGGTTTTGTAGTTTTTATCATTTTGATTGCCGTTCAAGCCTTTGTAATCACAAAGGGAGCAACAAGAATTGCCGAGGTTGCAGCCCGTTTTGCCTTAGACTTTAATAATACCAGAAGTATGTCTATAGAAGCAGAGTACAATGCAGGCGTTATAACTGAAGCCGAAGCCCGAAAGAAAAAAGAAGAATTACAAAGGTCTACGGATTTTTACGGGGCTATGGACGGTGCGAGTAAATTCGTTTCGGGAAACGTAAAAATAGGAATCTTTATAACGGTCTTAAATATTGTAGCAGGTTTAATCGTAGGTATAGTGTTTAGACAAGAAGAATTCACTAAAGCGATGCAGATGTACACAAGGTTTACAATAGGGGACGGACTTTTAGCTCAGCTTCCTTCTCTTTTTATATCGGTTGCAACAGGTCTTGTAGTAACCCGCTCAGCTTCAACAGGCTCTTTCGGAAAAGACATCACGGACCAGTTTGCACGCAATTCGACTGTTTATTACATAGCAGCTATCACCTTGACTGTGATGGCAGTTTTACCCGGTTTCCCCTCAATAATCTTAATTATAATTGCTTTAAGCCTTGCTTTTTTAGGCTGGAGGCTGCAGACAACAAAGGTAACAAGGACTCAAAAAGAACAGGCCGCTAAAGAAGCCCAAGCCGCATCGGAAAAAGCGGCAAAAACCGAAACCGACGATACCAAGGCTGTAAGCCCATACGACGATCTATCCTTGCAATTCGGATACGGTCTTATTCCATTGGTCGATGAAAAAAGAGGCTCAGACCTCGTTCCGCGGGTTAAACGCATAAGAAAAGAAATAGCCCTCGAAACCGGTCTTGTAATGCCGGTTATCAGAATGATGGATGCCATGAATCTTCCTCCCGATGAATATTGTATTACAATACAGGGAGCCGAGGTAGCGAGATCAAAGATAAGAATGGGCGCATACCTCGCAGTAAACCCTGGAAATGTTCAAGATGAAATCCCCGGCGAACCTACCTTAGATCCGGCCTTCGGTCTTCCGGCTATTTGGATTTCCGAATCAAACCAAGCAGCCGCGGAAAGGGCCGGATATACGGTTATAGACCCTCCCTCCATCATAGCGACCCATTTAACGCAGGTTATAAAAACACATGCGGATGACATCCTTTCAAGACAGATGGTAAGCAACATCTTGGATTCCGCAAAAAAATTAAACCCAATCGTCGTCGACGAAATTCAGTCAAATGACAAGCTGACATTAGGAGACTTGCAAACGGTATTTAAGTGCCTCCTTAGGGAAAATGTTTCCATACGAAACACCACGGCCATTCTTGAAACCATAGCAGACTATAGGCGCATAACCGGAGACATGTATATAATAGCCGAAAAAGTCAGACAAAGGTTAGGCAGACAAATTGTTCAGCAATATCTGGGAGAAGACAAGTCCTTGAGGGCTTTTATGGTAGACTCAGCCTTTTTCCAAACAGTTTTGGCAAGCCGCATAGATACCCTGACCGGGCCTCAACCTGCAATAGACACTGAATCGAAAAAAGCATGGCTTAGAGCCGTTCAAAACGCATACAACAACTTTAATGCACAATTTGTAGGCATCGCGGTTATCCTCGTTCCCGAAGAAGGCAGACTTTTGATAAAGCGGCTTCTTGAATACGAAATGCCCATGGTTCCGGTCTTATCCGTCCCCGAAATTCCAAAGGATGTTTCGGTCATCGGCATGGGAAACATAACCCCGGAAATTCAATAA
- the flhB gene encoding flagellar biosynthesis protein FlhB has translation MISGKSPLLYQKYFSQEELLLNKKIGLQWFAAEDEGRTEDPTEYKIRKAREEGRVAKSQDLNAAMVVLLPVISLIIMGPYIFKSLMQVIAFFFERCTTEDVLNGAWFGIFITYFFKTVFPITGVALISGVLGNIIQNRGFLFSTKPIKPDFKRVTPNFVRFFKRALFSAEGLFNLAKSLFKVVIIGFIGYLVIKNNITKMIALLQSDFPNSIIFIAKTAAQILVYAAIALVLLSIPDYFFQKRQFSESLKMSKTEVTDEYKELEGDPMVKAQINRQMQAILQKTGIKNVPDADVVITNPTHYAVALQWKQGVMPAPMVISKGVDATAQNIKRIARENNIPTIENVPLARALYANVDLGQIIPSEYYQSLSIIFLKIYSMKEKEMLRKRWR, from the coding sequence ATGATATCAGGAAAATCGCCCCTCCTTTATCAAAAATATTTTTCTCAAGAAGAGCTGCTCCTCAATAAAAAGATAGGCTTGCAGTGGTTCGCTGCCGAAGATGAAGGCAGAACGGAAGATCCGACCGAATATAAGATACGTAAGGCCCGGGAAGAAGGAAGAGTTGCAAAAAGTCAGGACTTAAATGCTGCAATGGTTGTGCTGCTTCCCGTAATCAGCCTTATAATAATGGGGCCCTACATATTTAAATCTTTAATGCAGGTCATCGCCTTCTTTTTTGAACGCTGCACAACAGAAGATGTTTTAAACGGAGCTTGGTTCGGGATTTTTATTACATATTTTTTTAAAACGGTTTTTCCGATAACAGGGGTAGCCCTAATTTCGGGAGTGTTGGGAAATATTATTCAAAACAGAGGCTTTTTATTTTCGACAAAACCGATTAAGCCCGATTTTAAAAGGGTTACTCCCAATTTTGTGAGGTTCTTTAAAAGAGCTCTCTTTTCTGCCGAAGGACTTTTTAATTTGGCTAAATCGCTTTTTAAGGTTGTCATTATAGGCTTTATAGGATATCTTGTTATAAAAAACAATATTACAAAGATGATAGCCCTGCTTCAATCCGACTTTCCCAATTCGATAATTTTTATAGCAAAAACGGCGGCGCAAATACTGGTGTATGCTGCGATCGCATTGGTTCTTTTAAGTATTCCCGATTACTTTTTCCAAAAACGTCAGTTTTCGGAATCTTTAAAAATGTCAAAAACGGAAGTAACCGATGAGTATAAAGAATTGGAAGGCGATCCGATGGTAAAGGCTCAAATAAACAGGCAGATGCAGGCAATCTTGCAAAAGACCGGTATAAAAAATGTTCCGGATGCCGATGTCGTTATTACAAACCCGACCCATTATGCTGTCGCTCTTCAATGGAAACAAGGCGTTATGCCGGCTCCCATGGTTATATCGAAGGGAGTTGATGCAACAGCCCAAAACATAAAAAGAATTGCCCGGGAAAACAATATTCCTACGATTGAAAATGTTCCCCTAGCCCGAGCCCTTTACGCTAACGTAGATTTAGGACAGATAATTCCAAGCGAGTACTATCAATCGCTTTCGATTATTTTCTTAAAAATTTACTCGATGAAAGAAAAAGAAATGTTAAGGAAAAGATGGAGGTAA
- the fliR gene encoding flagellar biosynthetic protein FliR — MQPFDFILNREPIFLLAAVRIFAILMTSPLMSMRNVSRIAKVALAGLTAFMVTPYAYPNFGNLNAFSLEYLLLLLGEGLIGVLTGFFISILFSTFSTAGQFFSFQMGFGASGVFDALAQVENPLVGQYFNFIAVLIFLRINGFQRLFLGGIMKSIEHVNCFLFLERQEELSTYLLGAVGNLFLNAMIIALPVMGTLILIHITMGLLTKAAPQMNLLSEGFPITILTAFFILALALPFFINTFEIILEKGFSDFWRLLDSLGGTK; from the coding sequence ATGCAGCCCTTCGACTTTATCCTAAATAGAGAACCTATTTTTTTACTCGCAGCTGTCCGCATTTTTGCCATATTAATGACATCTCCCCTAATGTCAATGCGCAATGTTTCACGAATTGCAAAGGTTGCTCTTGCAGGCTTAACTGCATTTATGGTAACCCCCTATGCCTATCCCAACTTCGGAAATCTAAATGCCTTCAGTCTTGAGTATCTTCTTTTACTTCTTGGAGAAGGGCTTATCGGTGTTTTAACCGGTTTTTTTATAAGCATTTTATTTTCTACATTCAGCACGGCGGGACAGTTTTTTTCGTTCCAGATGGGCTTTGGGGCATCAGGAGTTTTTGATGCCCTAGCTCAAGTTGAAAACCCCCTCGTGGGTCAATATTTTAACTTTATTGCAGTCCTTATCTTTTTACGCATAAACGGTTTCCAACGTCTTTTTTTAGGCGGAATAATGAAGAGTATTGAGCATGTAAACTGCTTTTTGTTTTTGGAAAGGCAGGAGGAGCTTTCGACCTATCTTTTAGGAGCGGTTGGAAATCTTTTTTTAAACGCAATGATAATTGCCTTGCCTGTTATGGGTACTCTTATTTTAATTCACATAACAATGGGACTTTTAACAAAGGCTGCCCCTCAGATGAACCTTTTATCGGAAGGCTTCCCCATTACTATTTTAACAGCCTTTTTTATTTTAGCCCTTGCTCTGCCTTTTTTTATAAACACCTTTGAAATTATTTTGGAAAAAGGCTTTTCGGATTTTTGGCGGCTTTTAGACAGTTTAGGGGGTACTAAATGA
- the fliQ gene encoding flagellar biosynthesis protein FliQ, producing the protein MTTGTIVTLMREGIGIILMLSAPILVAALLVGLIVAIFQATTSIQEQTLTFVPKILTILGMIALLATWMITVLREYFVSLMNLIPQLVR; encoded by the coding sequence ATGACTACAGGTACTATAGTTACTTTAATGCGTGAAGGTATAGGTATCATACTGATGCTTTCCGCGCCCATCTTAGTTGCAGCTCTTTTAGTAGGCTTAATTGTTGCAATTTTTCAGGCGACTACTTCCATACAGGAACAGACGCTGACCTTTGTTCCTAAAATTTTAACTATTTTGGGAATGATTGCGCTTCTTGCAACTTGGATGATTACGGTTTTAAGGGAATATTTTGTTTCTTTAATGAATTTAATTCCTCAGCTGGTAAGATAA